In Gemmata obscuriglobus, a single genomic region encodes these proteins:
- a CDS encoding 3-keto-disaccharide hydrolase produces the protein MFRLLTALALLASASPAFAADADQPKPNTLTTKEIADGWVLLFDGETNFGWKIEGAAEVKDGVLILGKGKKTIAHPSATFPHFETHIEWQGKGIAHTGTYQLTIDGPTAGNDTNRWAGLHLQRDRRPGMGYAGYEVSGGLCSDKQVKEPRPEATTAPVLIETDGKNEVRIRTAKLRPDHATLLFNGKNLDGWKVNTADPKRAASKWAVTKDGELSVKNGPGDLVTEKEFDNFVLQFECKTLGKALNSGIFFRCIPGQYQNGYEAQVQNAYKDGDRTKPADFGTGAIYRRIAARKVVSNDNEWFTMTVAANGRRISTWVNGYQTVDWLDERKESDNPRQGFRAAKGPLSIQGHDPTTDILFRNIRIATLP, from the coding sequence ATGTTCCGACTGCTCACCGCACTCGCTCTACTCGCGAGCGCATCACCCGCGTTCGCAGCCGACGCCGATCAACCGAAGCCGAACACACTCACGACAAAGGAGATCGCGGACGGCTGGGTGCTGCTGTTCGACGGCGAGACCAACTTCGGGTGGAAGATCGAAGGGGCCGCGGAAGTGAAAGACGGGGTGCTGATTCTTGGGAAGGGCAAGAAGACGATTGCGCATCCGTCGGCAACGTTTCCGCATTTCGAAACGCACATTGAATGGCAAGGAAAGGGAATTGCTCACACCGGCACGTACCAACTCACGATCGACGGACCAACTGCGGGTAACGACACCAATCGGTGGGCCGGCCTTCATCTGCAACGAGACCGACGACCGGGTATGGGGTACGCAGGGTACGAGGTGTCAGGCGGCCTCTGTTCTGACAAACAGGTCAAGGAACCTCGCCCCGAAGCCACGACCGCACCCGTGTTGATTGAAACCGATGGGAAAAACGAAGTCCGGATTCGGACCGCGAAACTTCGGCCCGATCACGCGACTCTGCTCTTCAACGGCAAGAACCTCGACGGCTGGAAGGTGAACACGGCTGACCCGAAGCGGGCGGCGTCGAAATGGGCGGTGACAAAGGACGGCGAACTCTCCGTGAAGAACGGTCCCGGTGATCTCGTCACCGAAAAGGAGTTCGACAACTTCGTGCTTCAGTTCGAGTGCAAGACGCTCGGAAAGGCCCTGAACAGCGGGATCTTCTTCCGCTGCATCCCGGGGCAGTACCAGAACGGGTACGAGGCCCAGGTTCAGAACGCCTACAAGGACGGCGACCGGACCAAACCGGCCGACTTCGGCACCGGGGCCATCTACCGGCGCATCGCGGCGCGGAAGGTGGTCAGCAACGACAACGAGTGGTTCACGATGACCGTCGCCGCCAACGGCCGGCGCATCTCGACGTGGGTGAACGGTTACCAAACGGTCGATTGGCTCGACGAGCGCAAGGAGAGCGACAACCCGCGTCAGGGCTTCCGGGCCGCGAAGGGGCCGCTTTCGATCCAGGGCCACGACCCGACCACGGACATCCTGTTCCGTAACATTCGAATCGCTACGCTGCCGTAG
- a CDS encoding Glu/Leu/Phe/Val dehydrogenase dimerization domain-containing protein, which yields MPPGNPASNPFVTSPTYLMACQQLRNVARAISLDPGLTDRLMTPKRSQVVAIPVRMEDGRTETFVGYRVQHSLTSGPSKGGLRYAKNVDLGEVAALAMWMSWKCGIMNLPFGGAKGGIAVDPAELKGGEKERLTRRFTDEIQNIIGPRVDVMAPDMGTDEQTMAWIYDTYSMKVGYACPEIVTGKPVELGGCVGRKEATGRGVVYCITEAFNELDIRPETATAVVQGFGNVGSVTCEELVKLGVKVVAVGDRYGSIRNARGIDIPQLLNYAARNPRKTIVGFPGAEAIPDAELLTTPCTVLVPAALERVITAENAGQLRCRVLAEAANGPTDPEADAIISNSDIFVIPDILCNAGGVTVSYFEWVQDLAQFMWDEEEVNSQLKKQMLRAFHRVRAEAKARNFGNRLAALSLGVQKVATEKQKRGLYP from the coding sequence ATGCCCCCGGGAAACCCGGCCTCGAATCCGTTCGTTACGTCGCCCACGTACTTGATGGCGTGCCAGCAGTTGCGGAACGTCGCGCGCGCCATCAGCCTCGATCCGGGCCTCACCGACCGTCTCATGACGCCCAAGCGGTCGCAGGTCGTCGCCATCCCGGTGCGGATGGAGGACGGGCGGACGGAGACCTTTGTCGGGTACCGCGTTCAGCACTCGCTCACCAGCGGTCCGAGCAAAGGGGGCCTCCGGTACGCCAAGAACGTGGACCTGGGCGAAGTCGCCGCGCTGGCCATGTGGATGAGCTGGAAGTGCGGGATCATGAACCTGCCGTTCGGTGGGGCGAAGGGCGGCATCGCGGTGGACCCCGCCGAACTCAAGGGCGGGGAGAAGGAGCGACTCACCCGGCGGTTCACGGACGAGATCCAGAACATCATCGGGCCGCGGGTCGACGTGATGGCGCCCGACATGGGCACCGACGAGCAGACCATGGCGTGGATCTACGACACTTACTCCATGAAGGTGGGGTACGCGTGCCCCGAGATCGTCACCGGCAAACCGGTGGAACTCGGCGGCTGCGTCGGGCGGAAGGAGGCGACCGGGCGCGGGGTGGTGTACTGCATCACGGAGGCGTTCAACGAACTCGACATCCGCCCCGAGACCGCGACGGCCGTCGTGCAAGGGTTCGGCAACGTCGGGTCGGTGACCTGCGAGGAACTGGTCAAACTCGGGGTGAAGGTGGTCGCGGTCGGCGACCGGTACGGGTCGATCCGCAACGCCCGCGGGATCGACATCCCGCAACTGCTGAACTACGCGGCCCGGAACCCGCGCAAGACCATCGTCGGGTTTCCGGGAGCGGAAGCGATCCCGGACGCGGAGCTGCTCACCACGCCCTGCACGGTCCTGGTCCCGGCCGCTCTGGAGCGGGTCATCACCGCCGAGAACGCCGGTCAACTCCGGTGCCGGGTGCTCGCCGAGGCCGCCAACGGCCCCACCGACCCTGAAGCCGATGCGATCATCTCGAACAGCGACATCTTCGTCATCCCCGACATCCTGTGCAACGCCGGCGGCGTGACGGTGTCGTACTTCGAGTGGGTGCAGGACCTCGCCCAGTTCATGTGGGACGAGGAGGAGGTCAACTCGCAGCTCAAGAAGCAGATGCTGCGGGCGTTCCACCGGGTGCGGGCCGAGGCGAAGGCGCGGAACTTCGGGAACCGCCTCGCGGCGCTGAGCTTGGGGGTGCAAAAAGTCGCGACCGAGAAGCAGAAGCGCGGGCTCTACCCGTAA
- a CDS encoding KamA family radical SAM protein: MFESDARHPLIERAVAPAASGFEDEEPPSQPRRHPLWKDVPDAQWDDWRWQTQNSIRSVRQLRTLLSFTPEELEALGELESEYKLAIPPYFFSLIDPEDPNDPIRLQSVPSPLEAESASGHELDDPLEEEKDSPVPGLTHRYSDRALLVTTPNCTMYCRYCTRKRATLTRGGWEGVSADDERMIQYVREHREIKDVIVSGGDPLTLPMGKLRYYLESLKAMKHVDVIRVGTRVPVTLPQRLYDPELIDLLGSAEKVYVQTHFNHPREVTPEAVRACKSLLRAGVPINNHTVLLKGVNDDVGTMRSLFRALLRAKVRPYYLFHCDPVTGAGHFRTSVWKGLEIMEGLRGHMSGIGIPTYVVDGPQGSGKIPILPNYLISMSDDVVVLRNYEGMIVRYKADDKPMSAGQPTTTKGVSGLLQGDKGSLIPEGNERMARRKPRVVRDGCGGGERDANSDGAAMRPIIPLPLLNSGNGNGNIASNG; the protein is encoded by the coding sequence ATGTTCGAGTCCGACGCCCGACACCCGCTCATCGAGCGCGCGGTCGCACCGGCCGCGAGCGGGTTCGAGGACGAAGAGCCCCCGAGTCAGCCGCGCCGGCACCCGCTCTGGAAGGACGTGCCCGACGCCCAGTGGGACGACTGGCGCTGGCAGACCCAGAACTCCATCCGCTCGGTCCGCCAACTGCGCACCCTTCTGTCGTTCACCCCAGAAGAGCTCGAAGCGCTCGGCGAACTGGAGAGCGAGTACAAGCTCGCCATCCCCCCGTACTTCTTCTCCCTGATCGACCCCGAAGACCCCAACGACCCGATCCGGCTCCAGTCGGTCCCGTCGCCCCTGGAGGCGGAAAGCGCTTCGGGGCACGAACTCGACGACCCGCTCGAAGAAGAGAAGGACTCACCGGTCCCGGGGCTGACGCACCGCTACAGTGACCGCGCGCTGCTGGTCACCACCCCGAACTGCACGATGTACTGCCGGTACTGCACCCGCAAGCGCGCGACGCTCACGCGCGGCGGGTGGGAAGGGGTCAGCGCCGACGACGAGCGCATGATCCAGTACGTGCGCGAGCACCGCGAGATCAAGGACGTGATCGTGAGCGGCGGCGACCCGCTCACGCTGCCGATGGGCAAGCTGCGGTACTACCTCGAAAGCCTGAAGGCGATGAAACACGTCGACGTGATCCGCGTCGGCACCCGCGTCCCCGTCACGCTCCCGCAGCGGCTCTACGACCCGGAACTGATCGACCTCCTCGGCTCGGCCGAGAAGGTGTACGTTCAGACCCACTTCAACCACCCGCGCGAGGTGACCCCCGAGGCGGTGCGGGCGTGCAAGTCGCTGCTCCGCGCCGGGGTGCCGATCAACAACCACACCGTGCTGCTCAAGGGCGTGAACGACGACGTGGGCACGATGCGGTCGCTGTTCCGCGCTCTGTTGCGGGCGAAGGTGCGGCCGTACTACCTGTTCCACTGCGACCCGGTGACCGGCGCCGGGCACTTCCGCACGAGCGTGTGGAAGGGGCTCGAGATCATGGAGGGGCTGCGCGGGCACATGTCCGGGATCGGCATCCCGACCTACGTGGTGGACGGCCCGCAGGGCTCCGGCAAGATCCCGATCCTGCCGAACTACCTCATCTCCATGTCCGACGACGTGGTGGTGCTGCGGAACTACGAGGGGATGATCGTCCGGTATAAGGCCGACGACAAGCCGATGTCCGCGGGCCAGCCGACCACGACGAAGGGCGTGAGCGGGTTGCTCCAGGGTGATAAGGGGTCGTTGATCCCCGAGGGCAACGAGCGCATGGCGCGGCGCAAGCCGCGGGTAGTGCGCGACGGGTGTGGGGGCGGCGAGCGAGACGCGAACAGCGACGGCGCGGCGATGCGGCCGATCATTCCGCTCCCGCTCCTGAACAGCGGGAACGGCAACGGGAACATCGCGTCCAACGGCTGA
- a CDS encoding ArnT family glycosyltransferase produces the protein MVWLAVLAAWSAAWCLTAAPKLGVTYDEPFYLDAGMDAWRGWVREDGGWRGWAHGSCAVNGVMPLPIDALTLPLFVYECRTGEKFGPGESKIEKLRWARAVTLGWFWLLIFSGWRLGRAVGGPWAGRIAAGLLATDPNFLGHASVATTDICVCATLMAYTRAVYAGQTGGCWKRLLLPGLWFGVAAVSKLSALLYGGIILVVLEVCFRCASGALSRPSGGDLKAWGRKVAGAVLRSVLNAAGVLAVGIAFAFAFLGVPDEDDKPFVKVAASVPAGEPLKERYAKWAEGIGSGQVPYAACAFAFQWWHNAQGRPTFLDGVYYPESYRWYFPHVLLMKVPLPIFALALVALLRARAVANPLTFAALLLLAALLTAKLQIGVRLAFPVVAIGYVALAVALARGYPRCATRLAAPAVLALAATSLWVWPHGLGYINQAHGGPKEGYRLVTDSNVDWGHGLPELKEWHAANGEPPICVWYFGTDPAVNQPPFQKFSPESFKPAITNERELRAAVGSRVLAVGHTVASLHPDAPPEKVVALGCLKARRPVARTATFTLYDFRDGQNGSPALE, from the coding sequence GTGGTTTGGCTCGCGGTGCTGGCCGCGTGGTCGGCGGCGTGGTGCCTCACGGCCGCGCCGAAGCTCGGCGTAACTTACGACGAGCCGTTCTATCTCGACGCCGGGATGGACGCCTGGCGCGGCTGGGTTCGAGAGGACGGCGGCTGGCGCGGGTGGGCGCACGGCAGTTGCGCGGTCAACGGCGTAATGCCGCTCCCGATCGATGCGCTCACCCTGCCGCTGTTCGTGTACGAATGCCGGACGGGTGAAAAATTCGGTCCCGGCGAATCGAAAATCGAAAAGCTGCGGTGGGCACGAGCCGTCACGCTGGGCTGGTTCTGGCTTCTCATCTTCTCGGGGTGGCGCCTCGGGCGGGCTGTCGGCGGCCCGTGGGCCGGGCGCATCGCCGCCGGACTGCTCGCTACCGATCCCAACTTCCTTGGGCACGCGTCGGTCGCTACCACCGACATCTGCGTGTGCGCCACGCTGATGGCGTACACCCGCGCCGTGTACGCAGGGCAGACCGGCGGCTGCTGGAAGCGGCTGCTGCTGCCGGGACTGTGGTTCGGTGTGGCGGCGGTGTCGAAGTTGTCCGCGCTGCTCTACGGCGGCATCATCCTCGTGGTGCTGGAGGTGTGCTTCCGGTGCGCGTCCGGGGCGTTGTCCCGCCCGTCGGGCGGTGATCTGAAGGCGTGGGGGCGAAAAGTGGCGGGTGCGGTGCTGCGGTCGGTGCTCAACGCCGCGGGCGTGCTCGCCGTGGGAATTGCGTTCGCGTTCGCGTTCCTGGGTGTACCGGACGAGGACGACAAGCCCTTCGTGAAAGTGGCCGCGAGCGTTCCCGCGGGCGAGCCGCTGAAAGAGCGGTACGCGAAGTGGGCCGAGGGGATCGGATCGGGGCAAGTGCCCTACGCCGCGTGCGCGTTCGCGTTCCAGTGGTGGCACAACGCCCAGGGGCGGCCCACGTTCCTCGACGGCGTTTACTACCCCGAGAGCTACCGGTGGTACTTCCCCCACGTGCTGCTCATGAAGGTGCCGCTCCCGATTTTTGCGCTGGCGCTCGTCGCGCTGCTGCGGGCTCGTGCGGTCGCGAACCCGTTGACGTTCGCGGCGCTGCTGCTGCTCGCGGCGCTGCTAACGGCGAAGCTCCAGATCGGCGTGCGGCTCGCGTTCCCGGTGGTGGCGATCGGGTACGTCGCGCTCGCGGTCGCGTTGGCACGCGGGTACCCCCGGTGCGCGACGCGGCTCGCGGCACCGGCGGTGTTGGCGCTGGCCGCCACGTCGCTGTGGGTGTGGCCGCACGGTCTTGGGTACATCAACCAGGCGCACGGCGGGCCGAAGGAAGGGTACCGGCTCGTCACCGATTCGAACGTGGACTGGGGGCACGGGCTGCCGGAACTGAAGGAGTGGCACGCGGCCAACGGGGAGCCGCCCATTTGTGTCTGGTACTTCGGCACCGATCCGGCGGTGAATCAGCCGCCGTTTCAGAAGTTCTCGCCGGAATCGTTCAAGCCCGCGATCACAAACGAACGAGAACTTCGTGCAGCGGTAGGCTCGCGGGTGCTGGCGGTGGGGCACACGGTGGCGTCACTGCACCCGGACGCGCCGCCGGAGAAGGTGGTGGCGCTCGGGTGCCTGAAGGCGCGGCGCCCGGTCGCCCGCACGGCGACGTTCACCCTGTACGACTTCCGCGACGGGCAAAACGGGTCGCCGGCGCTCGAATAA
- a CDS encoding Gfo/Idh/MocA family protein, whose amino-acid sequence MALDLTPEQKAAGKANFEQVTGDLARAGKMNSMVTGGTDPNKPDRRDVLKAGLAAGAVVPVSAAVYYGYSSWKGSRAVRTALIGTGDEGGVLVGDHNPEFNEIVAVCDIRPSNLDRIFEGEKNGPRKGLNNIYGKASAKNIKRYDDVSKLLADAKSLGLEAVIIATPLHTHDVIAKACMDAGLHVLCEKLMARTIGKCKEMIKYAKDRGLLLSVGHQRHYSTLYAHALEVIQNGVLGDIKHIRAQWPRNNSWPFSATAAEKEKFATGLDINGKKFEPPELRDGWCKPVLKQDAEPFLADGGAAKLKECGYDSVTELVRWRLYEKTGGGLMAELGSHQLDASSIILGHVHPIAVSGIGGKFFYGPGKNDRESDDGVFVTFEFPGPKHPKAGKGGKDESDIVIVTYSSFNTNSFEDYGECIMGSRGTMIISKEAEVYLYKEPEPGKAGSGGRDTRVTVSGAGGGKAAMESTSTWGGGGGAAISKAPGASAWDTPVRGYRTEMEHFAYCVREWQKRGGKVDYTKNEKGEFVHKDIIPRCHGEVAMADAILALTSNMAMAKKERIVFEDAWFKVDEAATPEDKHAKKA is encoded by the coding sequence ATGGCTCTCGACCTGACACCCGAGCAGAAGGCCGCCGGTAAGGCGAACTTCGAGCAAGTGACCGGTGACCTCGCCCGCGCCGGTAAGATGAATTCGATGGTCACCGGCGGCACCGACCCAAATAAGCCAGATCGCCGGGACGTTCTCAAGGCCGGTCTCGCGGCGGGCGCCGTGGTGCCGGTGTCGGCCGCCGTGTATTACGGGTACAGCTCGTGGAAGGGGAGCCGGGCGGTGCGCACCGCCCTTATCGGCACCGGGGACGAGGGCGGGGTGCTGGTCGGCGACCACAACCCCGAGTTCAACGAAATCGTCGCGGTGTGCGACATCCGCCCGTCGAACCTGGACCGGATCTTCGAGGGCGAGAAGAACGGCCCGCGGAAGGGGCTCAACAACATATACGGCAAGGCGTCGGCCAAGAACATCAAGCGCTACGACGACGTGAGCAAATTGCTCGCGGACGCGAAGTCCCTCGGGCTAGAAGCGGTCATCATCGCGACCCCGCTGCACACGCACGACGTGATCGCCAAGGCGTGCATGGACGCCGGGCTGCACGTGCTGTGCGAGAAGCTGATGGCGCGCACTATCGGCAAGTGCAAGGAGATGATCAAGTACGCCAAGGACCGCGGGCTGCTGCTATCGGTCGGCCACCAGCGCCACTACAGCACCCTGTACGCCCATGCCCTTGAGGTGATTCAGAACGGCGTACTCGGTGACATCAAACACATCCGGGCGCAGTGGCCGCGCAACAACTCGTGGCCGTTCAGCGCCACCGCCGCCGAGAAGGAGAAGTTCGCCACCGGCCTTGACATCAACGGCAAGAAATTCGAGCCGCCCGAGCTGCGCGACGGGTGGTGCAAGCCGGTGCTGAAGCAAGACGCCGAGCCGTTCCTTGCCGACGGCGGCGCCGCGAAGCTCAAGGAGTGCGGGTACGACAGCGTCACCGAGCTCGTGCGGTGGCGTCTGTACGAGAAAACCGGCGGCGGGCTGATGGCCGAACTCGGCAGCCACCAACTCGACGCGTCGTCGATCATTCTGGGGCACGTTCACCCGATCGCGGTGAGCGGGATCGGCGGGAAGTTCTTCTACGGTCCCGGCAAGAATGACCGCGAGAGCGATGACGGGGTGTTCGTAACGTTCGAGTTCCCCGGGCCGAAGCACCCGAAGGCGGGCAAAGGCGGGAAGGACGAGAGCGACATCGTCATCGTGACGTACTCGTCGTTCAACACCAACAGCTTTGAAGACTACGGCGAGTGCATCATGGGCAGCCGCGGCACCATGATCATCTCGAAAGAAGCCGAGGTGTACCTCTACAAGGAACCGGAGCCCGGTAAAGCCGGGAGCGGTGGGCGTGACACCCGTGTGACGGTGAGCGGCGCGGGCGGCGGTAAGGCCGCGATGGAATCGACCTCGACCTGGGGCGGCGGGGGCGGCGCGGCAATCAGCAAGGCGCCCGGCGCCAGCGCGTGGGACACACCGGTGCGCGGCTACCGCACCGAGATGGAGCACTTCGCCTACTGCGTTCGCGAGTGGCAGAAGCGCGGCGGGAAGGTCGATTACACGAAGAACGAGAAGGGCGAGTTCGTCCACAAGGACATCATCCCGCGGTGCCACGGCGAAGTCGCAATGGCCGACGCGATCCTTGCGCTGACGTCCAACATGGCGATGGCCAAGAAAGAACGCATCGTGTTCGAGGACGCGTGGTTCAAAGTGGACGAGGCGGCTACCCCCGAAGACAAGCACGCGAAGAAGGCTTGA
- a CDS encoding carbohydrate translocase — translation MSEPSATEPSASLLSVIEPVAPADLAAVPSRRERLAWYAGTALLALVLVSAGLRIAEQDLGAPFYYDLDSLLYLPWVKSIILHGTHWHNDRLGAPGGQELYDFPVIDYLHFAFLWVLGRLTSDVFLAYNLYYLLTYPLTALTGMAVLRWLKLSLPAAAVGALLYAFLPYHQERFQYHFFLSAYWVVPLSLVPALAICKGELLLFPLAPDGSRRFRPFAPGALWTLVVGALTASAGAYYAFFACAVYAFVGLYAVVMFHTWKAVAAAAWVIAPVVAVGVAYHYPTAAYQARNGVNPITDRGPEEAELYALKLSHLVLPATDHNVAKLSRLRALYAANRPADGESGGSLGAVGGGGLVGLLVLALFPRRRRWPEAPLAALVLFLVLLGTVGGLGSLFNLLVTAQIRAYARISVYIGFLCIFMSVWWADRFLLTRTGARARRLRYPALAALLVLGYFDQTPWGWNWFNPHGMAMVRDHAERFRADERFFRKVEEKCPGARVFCLPYVAYPESPPVQRVAAYEHARGYLLTDTLSWSFGTVKRRETDMWLKDVAFQPPEEFLRRIVVRGFDGLFIDSRGFPRKADPARSEPASAFNPIDRVHTLYADLVRKKGLTLPEVAHEDGRQFFLDLRPYRDAYRDLVGPTAFEQQATQEREWIAPLYLKGFIVYDQVDDNEQIRWGSYDAHLMFVNPADRTRRIDFSFTLGVEVDGVFHFSFSGMPGLQWPEFDLERKTDGYGHAFHNIELPPGRSTLRIRCTPPESYVPFDHRKICYSIRHLRIVEK, via the coding sequence ATGTCCGAGCCGTCCGCGACCGAGCCCAGTGCCTCGCTTCTCTCCGTGATCGAACCGGTTGCCCCGGCCGATCTTGCTGCGGTGCCGTCACGCCGCGAGCGGCTCGCGTGGTACGCGGGTACCGCGCTGCTGGCTCTGGTTCTTGTGTCGGCCGGGCTGCGGATCGCCGAGCAGGACCTCGGGGCACCGTTTTACTACGACCTCGACTCCCTCCTGTACCTGCCGTGGGTGAAGAGCATCATCCTGCACGGCACCCACTGGCACAACGACCGATTGGGCGCGCCGGGGGGGCAGGAGCTGTACGACTTCCCGGTCATTGACTATCTGCACTTCGCGTTCCTGTGGGTGCTGGGGCGGCTCACGTCCGACGTGTTCCTTGCGTACAACCTGTACTACCTGCTCACCTACCCGCTTACCGCGCTGACCGGGATGGCGGTGCTGAGGTGGCTCAAACTGTCGCTCCCGGCCGCGGCGGTTGGCGCGCTGCTGTACGCGTTCCTCCCGTACCACCAGGAGCGGTTCCAGTACCACTTCTTTTTGTCGGCGTACTGGGTCGTGCCGCTGTCGCTGGTGCCGGCGCTTGCCATCTGTAAGGGCGAACTGCTTCTGTTCCCGCTCGCGCCGGACGGCTCCCGACGGTTCCGGCCGTTCGCACCCGGGGCGCTGTGGACCCTGGTCGTTGGCGCGTTGACCGCGTCGGCCGGGGCGTACTACGCGTTCTTCGCGTGCGCGGTGTACGCGTTCGTGGGCCTGTACGCGGTGGTGATGTTCCACACCTGGAAGGCCGTCGCCGCGGCGGCGTGGGTGATCGCGCCGGTGGTGGCGGTCGGGGTCGCGTATCACTATCCGACGGCGGCGTACCAGGCCCGCAACGGGGTGAACCCGATCACCGACCGCGGCCCCGAAGAGGCCGAACTGTACGCGCTCAAGCTCTCGCACCTGGTGCTCCCGGCGACCGACCACAACGTCGCGAAGTTGTCGCGGCTCCGCGCGCTGTACGCGGCGAACCGGCCGGCCGACGGCGAGAGCGGCGGGTCACTGGGGGCGGTCGGCGGGGGCGGCTTGGTGGGGCTGCTGGTGCTGGCACTGTTCCCGCGCCGGCGGCGCTGGCCGGAGGCCCCGCTCGCGGCGCTGGTGCTGTTCCTGGTGCTGCTCGGCACCGTGGGCGGGCTCGGGTCGCTGTTTAACCTGCTGGTCACCGCCCAGATCCGCGCGTACGCGCGGATCAGCGTGTACATCGGGTTCTTGTGCATCTTCATGAGCGTGTGGTGGGCGGACCGGTTCCTGCTCACCCGGACGGGGGCGCGGGCGAGGCGGCTCCGCTACCCGGCGCTCGCGGCGCTGCTCGTTTTGGGCTACTTCGACCAGACGCCGTGGGGCTGGAACTGGTTCAACCCGCACGGGATGGCGATGGTGCGGGACCATGCTGAGCGGTTCCGCGCGGACGAGCGGTTCTTCCGCAAGGTCGAAGAGAAGTGCCCCGGCGCGCGGGTGTTCTGTCTTCCGTATGTGGCGTACCCGGAGAGCCCGCCCGTGCAGCGGGTCGCGGCCTACGAGCACGCCCGCGGGTACCTCCTGACCGACACCCTGAGCTGGAGCTTCGGGACGGTGAAGCGGCGCGAGACCGACATGTGGCTGAAGGACGTCGCGTTCCAGCCGCCGGAGGAGTTCCTCCGGCGGATCGTGGTGCGCGGGTTCGACGGCCTGTTCATCGACAGCCGCGGGTTCCCGCGCAAGGCGGACCCGGCGCGGAGCGAGCCGGCGTCGGCGTTCAACCCGATCGACCGGGTTCACACGCTGTACGCGGACCTCGTGCGCAAGAAGGGGCTCACGCTGCCGGAGGTCGCTCACGAAGACGGGCGGCAGTTTTTCCTCGACCTGCGCCCGTACCGCGACGCGTACCGCGACCTCGTCGGACCTACGGCGTTCGAGCAGCAGGCGACGCAGGAGCGGGAGTGGATCGCCCCGCTGTACCTGAAGGGGTTCATCGTGTACGACCAGGTGGACGACAACGAACAGATCCGGTGGGGCAGCTACGACGCGCACCTCATGTTCGTGAACCCGGCGGACCGCACCCGGCGGATCGACTTTTCGTTCACCCTTGGAGTGGAGGTGGACGGCGTGTTCCACTTCTCGTTCAGCGGGATGCCCGGGCTCCAGTGGCCGGAGTTCGACCTCGAACGTAAGACCGACGGGTACGGGCACGCGTTCCACAACATCGAGCTGCCGCCGGGGCGCTCGACGCTCCGAATCCGGTGCACGCCGCCGGAGTCGTACGTGCCGTTTGACCACCGGAAGATTTGCTATTCCATCCGACACCTCCGGATCGTGGAGAAGTAA
- a CDS encoding SDR family oxidoreductase, with protein sequence MSPLVHTSEPRLIIGCGYLGRVVAARWLARGHRVAALTRSNAEKLRTVGVEPITGDVLDPTSLRALPTASTVLYAVGFDRTAGRPMHEVYVTGLANVLRALPPCSRFVYVSSTSVYGQSDGGWVDETSPTAPTEDSGRVVLEAEQLLRTHKPDAIVLRSAGLYGPHRLLRRQPVLNGEPLIGDADKWLNLVHVSDAADAVLFAEGKGHPGETYNLADGVPVTRRDFYTRLAELLNAPAAKFEHKPEPGAPNRRINASKFRDLGWAPQYASYHDSLTAAVADTTM encoded by the coding sequence ATGTCACCCCTGGTTCATACGTCCGAGCCGCGCCTGATCATCGGGTGCGGGTATTTGGGCCGCGTGGTCGCAGCGCGCTGGCTCGCGCGCGGGCACCGTGTCGCGGCCCTCACTCGCAGCAACGCCGAAAAACTACGAACCGTCGGCGTCGAACCGATTACGGGCGATGTGCTCGATCCCACAAGCCTTCGCGCGCTGCCGACCGCGTCCACCGTGCTGTACGCCGTGGGCTTCGACCGCACCGCCGGGCGGCCGATGCACGAGGTGTACGTGACCGGGCTGGCAAACGTCCTCCGCGCGCTCCCGCCGTGCTCCCGGTTCGTTTACGTTTCCAGTACGAGCGTCTACGGCCAGAGCGACGGCGGTTGGGTGGATGAAACGAGCCCGACCGCGCCGACCGAAGACTCCGGCCGGGTCGTACTCGAAGCGGAGCAACTCCTGCGGACACACAAGCCCGATGCGATCGTCCTCCGTTCGGCCGGTCTGTACGGTCCGCACCGGCTCCTGCGCCGACAACCGGTTCTGAACGGCGAACCGCTGATCGGCGACGCCGACAAGTGGTTGAACCTGGTTCACGTATCGGACGCGGCCGACGCCGTACTGTTCGCGGAAGGAAAGGGCCACCCGGGCGAAACGTACAACCTCGCGGACGGCGTGCCGGTCACGCGCCGGGACTTCTACACGCGGCTCGCGGAGTTACTGAACGCGCCAGCCGCGAAGTTCGAGCACAAGCCGGAACCGGGCGCGCCGAACCGCCGCATCAACGCCTCGAAATTCCGCGACCTGGGTTGGGCGCCGCAGTACGCCAGCTACCACGACAGCTTGACCGCGGCCGTCGCGGACACAACGATGTAG